The Schistocerca piceifrons isolate TAMUIC-IGC-003096 chromosome 11, iqSchPice1.1, whole genome shotgun sequence genome includes the window acaatgcacctaatatgaaaaacgtatgcttttggggttgtccggatactttttatcacgtagTGTATGAAAGATCCAGCACTCGCAGCAGCGTTTGGTTGCAAAGGGATGCAATAGCTTAcctttcacaaaaaaaagaaagattagaaAAATTTTCCCGTTAACATTCAATGATAATCAGAGAAACTATAATTTCTGTGGATAAATATATGTGTATTATAACTAATTAACCTAACAATAAGCCACTTGTTAGCCTTTACTGTCAATTACAATTATTCACTTGATATTTTCTCGAAGTgcagaattttatttcttgtacttCTATAATTTTCATTACTACCTCCCCTGTACGATCCTCCATGATTTGTGTCCCATTCCTTGTGCAACTTTGTGAAATATTTGTTCTTTcgtacaatgctatttatttatttatttatttcaatagccACGTTACCGGTTTAGAACATTAAAACTCTTCTTCGGGTGGCTAATTCACGTTACGGTATATTTTACTTTAGCTTTCACTTTTTATTTTCCCAAAtaatgaaatttccttggggtgatGGCGTCTATAACCAAAACAAGATATCAGACaatgtcttcttaactgcaactgTGCCTCACTACGATTTTAAAAGGTGTAAACAAACTGTTAAAGATAAGATCTTTTGCTTACATTATTTGGACAATTGTACTTTGTGACAAAAAGAATACGCATGACAATACTATgaagaaataaattttgttttttgcgcCGTGCTATCTTTCATTTACAGTTTCTGATCAATTCTTCAGCTTTTTTAAAACACACGAAATGGATTTTTGCCACATATTCCATTGCAGACAGCGTCATTATCTCAAACTTCTACAGCTAATGTTTATAAGTATTGTACAGGGTTATGGTGCCTTCTCCTTTTATCATAACTTGTGAATTAGGATGTGATTAATACTTGGTAGTCAGCAGTAATCCCCCACTTGACAGTTGAGACTGCTGAAAGAATTATTTCCTTATCCATTTTAGCAAACTGTGAAGCTGTTTCTGTCCATAAGGTAATTTTATAACATATTATGAGCACCGTTGGTTCTTGTTCATAAGGACTGCTGTAGCATTACCGtcttgtgtgatgtatttcatTTTGCTACGCGACTGTCCGTACAAATTCGTAACATTATCCAACAGATGTCCAGCTCCTGCAAGTATTAGTTGGTCAGACTGCCAGCTGGGACGAAGAGCGCCATGTTGGCAGCAGCTTCTGTCAGGCCGGAGTTGCTGTGTGACGAGGTGTATGGCGGTCCCTGCAGGCGCTCTGACGCCATGCCACTGGGGCGAGCGAAACGTGCTGGAGGTCGTGGGAAATGTGAAAAATGGGAAAGAGTGGGAAAGGAACGATTTGAGGTTGCTGTTCAGTTCTATTTGATTATAATAAAATGATAATACCATTCCGTACGGTAGCACAGCGGTATGACTCAAATGTTCGAAGTAATGTCACATTGTAATTACTTAATCAAACTGATGcaccagtgatcataaggccgttgcagcattcctgaatatggaagttaataggaatataaaaaaagggaggaaggtttatctgtttagcaagaataatagaaggcagatttcagactacctaacagatcaaaacgaaaatttccgttccgacactaacaatgttgagtgtttatcgaaaaagttcaaggcaatcgtaaaatgcgttttagacaggtacgtgccgagtaaaactgtgagggacgggaaaaacccaccgtggttcaacaacaaagttaggaaactactgcgaaagcaaagagagcttcactccaagtttaaacgcaactaaaacctctcagacaaacagaagctaaacgatgtcaaagttagcgtgaggaggtctatgcgtgaagcgttcagtgaattcgaaagtaaaactctatgtaccgacttgacagaaaatcctaggtagttctggtcttacgttaaatcagtaagtggctcgaaacagcatatccagacactccgagatgatgatggcattgaaacagacgatgacacgcgtaaagctgaaatactaaacacctttttccaaagctgtttcacagaggaagaccacactgcagttccttctctaaatcctcgcacaaacgaaaaaatggctgacatcgaaataagtgtccaaggaatagaaaagcaactggaatcactcaacagaggaaagtccactggacctgacgggataccaattcgattctacacatagtacgcgaaagaacttgccccccttctaacagccgtgtaccgcaagtctctagaggaacggaaggttccaaatgattggaaaagagcacaggtagtcccagtcttcaagaagggtcgtcgagcagatgcgcaaaactatagacctatatctctgacgtcgatctgttgtagaatttgagaacatgttttttgctcgagtatcatgtcatttttggaaacccagaacctactctgtaggaatcaacatggattccggaaacagctatcgtgtgagacccaactcgctttatttgttcatgagacccagaaaatattagatacaggctcccaggtagatgctattttccttgacttccggaaggcgttcgatacagttctgcactgtcgcctgataaacaaagtaagagcctacggaatatcagaccagctgtgtgactcgattgaagagtttttagcaaacagaacacagcatgttgttatcaattgtatcagcatactcttaaaggaacctcactagtatacaatctggaccgaagtcCTTGCCGTTAttagtaatttaagttgcttcactacaccgagggtatctacttctatgtttctcagcagttgttcttgattggaattcaggaatatttacttagtcttctatggtggagtttcggaaaaccatgttaagaactctgctttagcggcagtgtcatcaatgacttcaccgttgctatcgcgcagtgaaggtattgattgcgtcttgccaccgatgtgctttatgtatgaccagaatctctttggcccACTGAAGCTTGTACTAGTTTAAGATGTTCCTAACAAGTGCTATCCAGCACACAAATAATATCGGCAGGTATCCACGATGCCATCTGGTAGCATTGTAAGTTGTTTGAATATTTTATATGCTGTGAGAATCTCGAGTTTCAGACAGAGATGTGGTATTTATTGCACTACTGGTCATTAGAATTGCTGCACCaataagaaacgcagatgataaacgggtattcactgaacaaatataatacactagaactgacatgtgattatatttttacgcaatttgggtgcatagatcctgataaatcagtacccagaacaaccacctctggccataataactgccttgatatgcctgggcattgagtcaaacagaacttggatggcgtgtacaggtacagcggcccatgcatcttcaacacgataccacagttcatcaagagtagtgactggcatattgtgatgagccagttgctcggccaccattgaccagacgttttcaattcgtcagagatctggagaatgtgctggccagggcagcagtcgaacattttctgtgtccagaaaggcccgtacaggacctgcaacatgcggtcgtgcattatcctgctgaaatgtagggttttgcagggatcgaatgaagggtagtgccatgggtcgtaacacgtctgaaatgtaacgtccactgttcaaagtgccgtcaatgcgaacaagaggtgaccgagacgtgtaaccaacggcaccccataccatcacgccgggtgatacgctagtatggcgatgatgaatacgcgcttccaatgtgtcttcacggcgatgtcgccaaacacggatgcgaccataatgatgctgtaaacagaacttcgattcatccaagaaaaatgaggttttgccattcgtgcactgaagttcgttgttgagtacaccgtcccaggtgctcctgtctgtgatgcagcgtcaagggtaaccgcagctacagtctccgagctgatagtctgtgttgctgcaaacgtcgtcgaactgttcatgcagatggttgttgtcttgcagacgtccccatctgttgactcagggatcgagacgtggctgcacgatccgttacagccgtgcggataggatgcgtgtcatctcaactgctagtggtacgaggtcgttggtatccagcacggcgttccgtattaccctcctgaacgcaccgattccatattctggtaacagccaGTGGatatcgaccaaagcgagcagcaacgtcgcgatacgataaaccgcaatcgcgataggctacaatttgacctttatcaaagtcagaaacgtgatggtatgcaattttcctccctacacgaggcatcacaacaacgtttcaccaggcaacgctggtcaactgctgtttgtgtatgagaaatcggttggaaactttcctcatgtcagctcgttgtaggtgtcgccacagacgccaaccttgtgtgaatgctctgaaaagctaatcatttgtatatcacagcattttcttcccgacagttaaatttcgcgtctgtagcacgtaatcttcgtggtgtagcaattttatggccagtagtgtagaagttttGTAGTTCATGTTTACTTTTCTAACAGCTGCTCGAGAAATGTTTTTCACGTTGTTTCTTCACAAGAGGGGTTACTTACATCAGTTCAGGGATGTCTCGCACTTATCACACTCATGGAGGAGTGACAAAAATAGATATATGTTATGTAGTGATGGGTAGAAATGGATAAAGATACGTTGAATTTTTTGTATTCTTAACCTCACAAATTAAAGAAAGTGATGTGGTGAAGCATTGTTCTTTTATTGCAGTTCTCTTCATAATAAGGGAAGCGTCATGGTAGCAGCTCTACCAGCTGCCGGTTGTTGTTCTGCCTGGCGAGGTCCAGGGGGGTGCTCCCCGCACTGCTTGTGGCCCACTCATCGGCGCCTGCCACCAGCAGCTCCGCCGCCGCCTCTGCGTGGCCGTTCTCCACCGCCCAGTGCAGCGGCGTCCTCTGCCACTGATCCGCAGCGTTGGGGACAGCACAGGACTCGACCAGCAGCCGCACCACTCGCACGTGACCTGCTGCCGCAGAAAGGTGCAGGGGCGTGTCCCGGTGGCTGGTCCCGGAGTCCACGTCTGCCCCGGCCTCCAGCAGGCAGCGCACTCCCCCCACATGCCCTCTGGCTGCCGCCCAGTGCAGGCCGGTCCACGTCTGCCCCGGCCTCCAGCAGGCAGCGCACTCCCCCCACGTGCCCTCTGGCTGCCGCCCAGTGCAGGCCGGTCCACTCCTTCACATCCGTAGCCTCCAGGACGGCCCCTGCAGCCAGCAGCGCCAACACATCTTCCACTACCCCTCGCTTGCCTGCCTCGATCAGCCTTCTGTCTCTCTCCTCTTGAGGACTCCACCCGTGCAGAGCATTGGGATtattggttatcactgttagcattcaaccgtgattcttatacatatatcttAACAATGCGTTTCAacagacaatgctctcatcatcaggttgtaaagtcgatgtcatgaaattaaatggattaaaaagacaaaataccatcacaaatagttcggaagtccatagagtaaaacagaattaaaactaTATTGGACTATCGGTCCtcatcttacattgaagttgttgacacaagtcgatggccatcccatagctaccaagtatgctgtcgcactatGCCGggtcgggagctgttgtggactgatgtgcctaggtgttgtggcatggttacagccgtgtgcttgacggtaacgctatgctattgggcgccttatttccttatggCATtagtctgccatcgttagcctctggcaactccgtcagtgacatgctacaagtttaaagtcgcatacctaccctaacataattctaaaaacccgctaaaaaatctcatttctttccaATTaccttgtgcatttagaatattgctttgtttcttttcatggacagCTATCTCGAgctcctctagtaaatcaagtttcctccctttcttttctacatgcaatatttctacgttatatTCTATGCttttaaggggatggcctgtttcatatatatggttcgcaacagctgatttgtcataatttcctaacctgaacgcatctttatgttctttatactggatagcgaatgatcttcctgtctgccctatatattttgcatcacaagttctgcacggAATcttagaaatattgcatgtagaaaagaaagggagaaaacttgatttactagaggaactcgagatagctatccatgaagaGAAACAAGGCAATATtcaaaatgcacaagataattttaaagaaatgagattttttagcgggtttttagaattattttagggtaggtatgcgactttaaacttgtagcatgtcactgacggagttgccagaggctaacgatggcagactaatgcaataaggaaataaggcgcccaatagcatagcgttaccgtcaagtacatggctgtaaccacgccacaacacccaggcacgtcagtccacaacagctcccgagccggtagctatgggacggccatcgacttgtgtcaacaacttcaatgtaagacgaggacccacagtccaatatacttttaattctgttttactctgtggacttcccaactatttgtgatggtatttcgtctttttagtccgtttaatttcatgacatagactttacaacctgatgatgagagcattgtctcttgaaatgcgttgttaaaatacatgtataagaatcgcggttgaatgctaccTTGACTCTGTAGTGGATTATATTAAATTGGGATTATTACACTCTGCTGTTAACACACATacgcacaccacacacatcaaATGCAGAAAACTGTCTCAGATGGGAACTCTGAACATATTTGCCTACACGTATGCCCATCAACAAGTTAGCAATCTGGAAATCTTGCTTCTATGATACATAAGTCCGAAAGTCAGTTTATAGGCTACATATGTATAGTAAAATACCCTCATTGTAAAATCTTCATCAACTTCCCATTAAAAGAACCTGAGCCGTGTGTGCCTCGTGTTCCCGTcattatgtattttacaccctgttttttttAATGCTCTTCCGCCTCTCTACGTTAATTTAAGCTAGTACTGTCACTGAGTTCCTGCTTTGACCAGCGTTATCAGCGCGTATCGAGACATCCCAGAGCCATGGTAAAAACTGCTATTTTGAAGAGTGCACCGCAGCGCCTAGTGTGAAACTATttgagggtgctgcgccaggtattctcgagaaatcgcagtttattagaacttaagtgattggtgatacgttgtttgatttactcttgttaaattctacttgttttcttggtgaggtcaccagccgttttgctttggggtcgtcccaccattcttctccatttgcccacccgcgggaaggtggttgttaataagttgggtggtccgtttttcccttgtggagtaggggcaggttagagcaacctgcggttcgggttgttcaataatctccctatcaatctatcgtacattagtagctgcctctgtcatatttgttggatttggtgtgttaaccaGTTTATTGCTtggcacggacgccaaaatggaaaatattgaaataaacgatatcggaattgaaaaacaactgctatcacttagtagcggaaaagcatccggaccagacgagatacccttaagattctacagtgattatgctaaagaacttgccccctttctatcagcaatttatcgtagatcgctggaagaacgtaaagtacctagcgactggaagaaagcgcaggtcgttcccattttcaagaagggtcataaatcagatgcgaataattataggcctatttcgcttacgtcaatctgttgtagaataatggaacatgttttgtgttctcgtattatgacgttcttagataatacaaatctccttcatcataaccaacatggattccgcaaacagagatcatgtgaaactcagctcgccctatttgtccaagaaattcacagtgccgtagacactggcgagcagattgatgccgtattcctggacttcaggaaggcatttgatacggttccgcacttacgtttagtgaaaaaaatacgagcttacggaatatcggaccaggtttgtgattggattcaggatttcctagaagaaagaacacaacatgtcattcttaacggttcaaaatctgcagatttagaggtaatttcgggagtaccgcaaggaagcgtgataggacctttattgtttacaatatacataaatgacttagttgacaacatcggtagctccgtgaggctatttgcagatgacacggttgtctacaagaaagtagcaacatcagaagactcgtacgtactccaggaagacctgcagaggattaatgcatggtgcgacagctggcagctttccctaaacgtagataaatgtaatataatgcgcatacataggggcagaaatccattccagtacgattataccataggtggtaaatcattggaagcggtaacgaccgtaaaatacttaggagttactatccggagcgatctgaagtggaatgatcacataaaacaaatagtgggaaaagcaggcgccaggttgagattcataggaagaattctaagaaaatgtgactcatcgacgaaagaagtagcttacaaaacgcttgttcgtccgattcttgagtattgctcatcagtatgggacccttaccaggttggattaatagaagagatagacatgatccagcgaaaagcagcgcgattcgtcatggggacatttagtcagcgcgagagcgttacggagatgctgaacaagctccagtggcggacacttcaagaaaggcgttacgcaatacggagagatttattatcgaaattacgagagagcacattccgggaagagatgggcaacatattactaccgcccacatatatctcgcgtaatgatcacaacgaaaagatccgagaaattagagcaaatacggagacttacaagcagtcgttcttcccacgcacaattcgtgaatggaacagggaagcggggatcagatagtggtacaataagtaccctccgccacacaccgtaaggtggctcgcggagtatagatgtagatgtagatgtagatgtaacagcctaatacctgaaatatgttttgatctttggaaactttgatattattgcctatgatcttgagaggtggtatctgtgtactgtagagcatctaaactattgtttggccaaccttgcagaattttatataagattgcattccatgggattttatttaaatgatcattttagtacataaagttgccaccctttcaccgtaagacttttcctaGAAGTTATTGAAACGCGAATGAAACTCTGGGACACGGTTCACGTATTTCAGCTGCCAGCCAGTgcggcattgtcaaaagctttctctaagtctacaaatgctagaaatgtaggtttgccctttcttaatctagcttctaagatgagtcgtagggtcagtattgcctcacgtgttccaacatttctacggaatccaaactgatcttccccaagatcagcttctactagtttttccattcttctgtaaagaattcgctttagtattttggagcttatatatatctgcacgaacagtttgatgagcgtttgcagcagcatggacaatcagctcggagtgCGGCAACAGACAGCTTCTCCGCGTCTTCACGAGGCGAGATCGCCAAGTGCTAGAAAGCTCAGAGCATCAGCTGAGCAGATGTATTGTCCGTGTCGCtagtgtaatgcagaattgacagtGTCGCAGAATATATTTGGCAACTACGTGATCGTCTATTTACTTCCCGGTGTGGTTCAGATTTGTACTGCTAAATTCATCTGATATTTCGTTGTCATTTCCTGTATATAATCTGACTGATTGTCACTTAATATTAAACAGTGGGGGGTCAAATTTATTACTTGATTAGAGAGAGGTCATTCCACACAGAACATATAACTAATCTCATATTTAACGCTACTAAGTCTCTCTACTGAAGAAGAATACCGCAGTGAGAGGGCAGTAGTAGCGGCTGTGACTCGCCAGCTAAATGGTTACGTGGCTGCTCTGTGCGGGGAACGTTCTATACCCCCTAAAACCATAAACGTTTTGTCTGCTTCTCTCGTCATCTGTTACCAAGTTAGAGACTTCCAGATCCAAAACCATTACGGACATCTTAACTTAATCATCTTGAATGTCATCGCAGTTTCTATGTAGTAGCACTTTTGTCATAAACGGTattttttactgatttatttacttatttttaaggTAATAGATATCTCTTCTAAAGTACGTAGGTCAGAAGCACCCGATTTTGTGTTGAAATCTCGGAGGAAAAGCTTATCCTCACGACAGAAGACATGGATCTTTTTgctacatttaattttacttttttccgTATGCCACAACTACTTTTAACCAGAAGGCACCGCCCCGATTTCTTCTGTTCTGCATTACATTCGTCGTCACCCCAAGTATCAGGAATCGCACCACGCAGCTTCCAGCGAGTGGAGTACTCAGAGATAGCAGAAGACCAACTTCCCAAACAAGCCTCGGGAACTGATGCATTGGATGACTGAGAAGATACTGCGAAATAAAACGGAAAGGTGTCGCGAACACGAACTTCAAACCGTCGTTCACAGCTGAGATGATTGTGTGTGGACTTGGTCTTCTGGAGGAaccattaaaaataaagaaaaatcgtgcaCGAAAATAACAGATCGCCTCGGTGAGAGGTATGGGGGAGGAGTCGTGGCCAGGCCTCCACGCCCccacctgcctgcctgcctggtgCTGACCAGCGCCTCCTGGAAAAACAAAGTCAGCACATCACAAAGGAAGCGGACAGCTGAGACAGCATGGCGGATGGGCCTCTGGGTTCTTGATCCTGCCCTCTTTATCGCCACCTGCCTCACACTGACgccctaaaaaataaaaaaaataaagcttTCGCACAGAAGATATCGTGTAGAGAAAAGAATGGTGTAGTGgctaaaaaataaaatggaaaaaagtggTGAAGGCGGCCAGTTTTAGTCTGCACGtagtgggttcgaatcctgtcacttccatgaattttaatttgtggtaaaaGTTATTAGTTAAAAAAGTTCAAATGATTCCAGCTACGTATGCCAAAGTTCTGTGTTCGTTTCTCACGTCAGGCAATCGATTTCAtcaagcagaagcagcatttccccCACCTCTGGTAACCTGGAGGACAGTCGGTATAGATTGGACCCTGACAGAAGAGGAAATCGTGCCCAGTCGAAACTCTGTCAGCAGTTACCTTTCTTACGTGTTATTTTTTTTATCAGTGAGTCAGTCGCCGTTCAGGGTCACAGGGCACTTGACTCTTATTGTATTTGAGCTTGAGATATG containing:
- the LOC124719673 gene encoding serine/threonine-protein phosphatase 6 regulatory ankyrin repeat subunit C-like: MLTVITNNPNALHGWSPQEERDRRLIEAGKRGVVEDVLALLAAGAVLEATDVKEWTGLHWAAARGHVGGVRCLLEAGADVDRPALGGSQRACGGSALPAGGRGRRGLRDQPPGHAPAPFCGSRSRASGAAAGRVLCCPQRCGSVAEDAAALGGGERPRRGGGGAAGGRRR